Proteins from a genomic interval of Streptomyces sp. NBC_00820:
- a CDS encoding ATP-dependent 6-phosphofructokinase: MRIGVLTAGGDCPGLNAVIRSVVHRAVAQYGDEVIGFEDGYRGLLDRHHRTLDLDDVSGILASGGTILGSSRLERDRLREACERATDMAEEFGIDALIPIGGEGTLTAARMLSDAGLPVVGVPKTIDNDISGTDRTFGFDTAVGVATEAMDRLKTTAESHQRVMVVEVMGRHAGWIALESGMAAGAHGICLPERAFDPADLVKMVEERFARGKKFAVICVAEGAHPAEGTMDYSKGAIDQYGHERFQGIGTALAYDLERRLGKEAKPVILGHVQRGGVPTAYDRVLATRFGWHAVEAAHRGEFGKMTALRGTEIEMVPLAEAVTELKTVPAYRMEEAESVF; encoded by the coding sequence ATGCGCATCGGAGTTCTCACCGCAGGCGGCGACTGCCCGGGACTGAACGCCGTGATCCGGTCGGTCGTGCACCGCGCGGTGGCGCAGTACGGCGACGAGGTCATCGGCTTCGAGGACGGCTACCGGGGTCTGCTCGACCGTCACCACCGCACCCTCGACCTGGACGACGTCAGCGGCATCCTGGCCAGCGGCGGCACCATCCTCGGCTCCTCCCGCCTGGAGCGCGACCGGCTGCGCGAGGCCTGCGAGCGGGCCACCGACATGGCCGAGGAGTTCGGCATCGACGCGCTGATCCCGATCGGCGGCGAGGGCACCCTCACGGCGGCCCGCATGCTCTCCGACGCGGGCCTGCCGGTCGTCGGCGTCCCCAAGACCATCGACAACGACATCTCCGGCACCGACCGCACCTTCGGCTTCGACACCGCCGTCGGCGTCGCCACCGAGGCCATGGACCGCCTGAAGACCACGGCCGAGTCCCACCAGCGCGTGATGGTCGTCGAGGTCATGGGCCGGCACGCCGGCTGGATCGCCCTGGAGTCCGGCATGGCCGCCGGCGCCCACGGCATCTGCCTGCCCGAGCGCGCCTTCGACCCCGCCGACCTGGTCAAGATGGTCGAGGAGCGGTTCGCCCGCGGCAAGAAGTTCGCCGTCATCTGCGTCGCCGAGGGCGCCCACCCCGCCGAGGGCACGATGGACTACAGCAAGGGCGCCATCGACCAGTACGGTCACGAGCGCTTCCAGGGCATCGGCACCGCGCTCGCCTACGACCTCGAGCGCCGCCTCGGCAAGGAGGCCAAGCCGGTCATCCTCGGCCACGTCCAACGCGGCGGCGTGCCCACCGCCTACGACCGCGTCCTCGCCACCCGCTTCGGCTGGCACGCCGTCGAGGCCGCGCACCGGGGCGAGTTCGGCAAGATGACCGCGCTGCGCGGCACCGAGATCGAGATGGTGCCGCTCGCGGAGGCGGTCACCGAACTGAAGACGGTCCCGGCGTACCGGATGGAGGAGGCGGAGTCGGTCTTCTGA
- a CDS encoding PPOX class F420-dependent oxidoreductase: MYHVDRTGRLDEDIRARLLAPNFWHLATVGPDGAPQISPMWADIERVTDPDDGSERDYVMVNTSVGRVKERNLRRDPHVSLSHHDPGNPYDRAEIRGRVAAFVEGERAEHAMDRLTRKYIGEERYPWLLPGERRVMLLIEPLTVRRVVGVEPFRPGVLPE; the protein is encoded by the coding sequence ATGTATCACGTGGACCGTACGGGCAGACTGGACGAGGACATCCGCGCGCGCCTTCTGGCGCCGAACTTCTGGCACCTGGCCACCGTCGGACCCGACGGCGCGCCACAGATCTCCCCGATGTGGGCCGACATCGAGCGCGTCACCGACCCCGACGACGGCTCGGAGCGCGACTACGTCATGGTCAACACGTCCGTCGGACGCGTCAAGGAGCGGAACCTGCGGCGCGACCCGCATGTCTCCCTCTCCCACCACGACCCCGGCAACCCGTACGACCGCGCGGAGATCCGGGGCCGGGTCGCGGCGTTCGTGGAGGGTGAGCGGGCCGAGCACGCCATGGACCGGCTCACCCGGAAGTACATCGGCGAGGAACGCTACCCGTGGCTGCTCCCGGGGGAGCGGCGGGTGATGCTGCTCATCGAGCCGCTGACGGTGCGGCGGGTGGTGGGCGTGGAGCCGTTCCGCCCGGGAGTGCTCCCCGAGTGA
- a CDS encoding Scr1 family TA system antitoxin-like transcriptional regulator, with the protein MPPRSTPTERQKRLGAELRKMRLSADVTTDYAAGLLGLDRTKVSNMEMGIRAISPERVRMLACNYDCQDAAYTDALAGMAGDRRRGWWEVYRGQLPAGLLDIAELEWHAKSVHAGLAMLLPGLLQTGGYARALFAAALPPLSAMEVELRVALRMQRQQVLHREQPITYVGYVHEAALRVEFGGARVMRTQLDHLCDVSRLDNVDVRVIPFSAGAFPGAGQAMTYAEGPVPQLDTVELDSAHGPEFTHGEAQLSKYRGHLTWMEGASLPPGASRDFIHDIARRT; encoded by the coding sequence ATGCCACCTAGGTCGACACCAACCGAACGCCAGAAGCGACTGGGCGCAGAGCTGCGCAAGATGCGCCTCTCGGCAGACGTGACAACGGACTACGCCGCCGGGCTCCTGGGGCTGGACCGCACCAAGGTGTCCAACATGGAGATGGGCATCCGCGCGATCTCCCCCGAACGTGTACGCATGTTGGCCTGCAACTATGACTGCCAGGACGCCGCCTACACCGACGCCCTGGCCGGCATGGCCGGCGATCGCAGGCGAGGCTGGTGGGAGGTGTACCGAGGCCAACTCCCCGCCGGACTGCTGGATATCGCCGAGCTGGAATGGCACGCGAAGAGCGTCCACGCGGGCCTCGCGATGCTCCTCCCCGGCCTGCTCCAGACCGGCGGTTACGCGCGTGCCCTGTTCGCCGCAGCCCTCCCACCCCTGTCGGCCATGGAGGTCGAACTCCGCGTAGCTCTGCGCATGCAGCGCCAGCAGGTGCTGCACCGCGAGCAGCCCATCACCTATGTCGGCTACGTCCACGAGGCCGCCCTGCGCGTGGAATTCGGCGGCGCCAGGGTCATGCGCACGCAACTGGACCACCTCTGCGATGTGTCCCGGCTCGACAACGTCGACGTACGCGTGATCCCGTTCAGCGCGGGGGCGTTCCCCGGCGCCGGGCAGGCGATGACCTACGCCGAAGGGCCCGTCCCACAGCTCGACACCGTGGAACTGGACTCGGCCCACGGCCCGGAGTTCACCCACGGAGAAGCCCAGCTCAGCAAGTACCGAGGCCACCTGACCTGGATGGAGGGCGCATCGCTCCCCCCAGGCGCGTCACGCGACTTCATCCACGACATCGCCCGTCGAACCTGA
- a CDS encoding ATP-binding protein, whose amino-acid sequence MSPAVTVSACPVADDLPREPADPSPDTLTYSLTLPSDFTSPGVARAVTRSVLYRHGLAELTDAAVQTVAELVGCACRFSGSADVYVSLRHREGALRIVSYDGHPRHSHPRLAEHCEARRRAELRVLACVVRVCEGEWGFGDAREPGGGTRMWAVLPRAGARGY is encoded by the coding sequence ATGTCGCCTGCCGTCACCGTCTCCGCCTGCCCGGTCGCCGACGACCTGCCCCGGGAACCGGCCGACCCCTCGCCCGACACCCTCACCTACAGCCTGACCCTGCCCAGCGACTTCACCAGTCCTGGCGTCGCCCGGGCCGTGACCCGGTCGGTCCTGTACCGCCACGGACTGGCCGAACTGACGGACGCGGCCGTACAGACCGTCGCCGAACTGGTCGGCTGCGCCTGCCGGTTCAGCGGCTCGGCCGACGTGTACGTGTCGCTGCGCCACCGGGAGGGCGCGCTGCGGATCGTCTCCTACGACGGTCACCCCCGGCACAGTCATCCGCGCCTCGCCGAACACTGCGAGGCCCGGCGGCGGGCGGAGCTGCGGGTGCTGGCGTGCGTGGTGCGGGTGTGCGAGGGGGAGTGGGGGTTCGGGGACGCGCGGGAACCGGGGGGAGGGACGCGGATGTGGGCGGTGCTGCCGAGGGCGGGGGCTCGGGGGTACTGA
- a CDS encoding carbohydrate ABC transporter permease, with translation MPRQRTSRRLAADAGLLVAAAAFALPLVWVLLSCVDPHANLRVKIPDGLTLGNFDTILTPDITYTPLLNSLILCGGATALTVVCAALAAYPLSRFRSRLNRPFLLTILFATSLPITAIMVPVYALFVRVNLIDTFQGTILFFAASQLPFAIWLMKNFMDGVPKELEEAAWTDGASALQSLVRIVLPLMGPGVAVVTVFSFVLMWGNFFVPFMLLLSPDQMPASVSINDFFGNRGMVAYGQLAAFSVIYSTPVILLYVLVARKLGSGFALGGAVKG, from the coding sequence ATGCCCCGCCAACGCACCTCCCGCCGGCTCGCCGCCGACGCCGGACTGCTCGTCGCCGCCGCGGCCTTCGCGCTGCCCCTGGTCTGGGTGCTGCTGTCCTGTGTGGACCCGCACGCGAATCTGCGGGTGAAGATCCCCGACGGGCTCACGCTCGGCAACTTCGACACGATCCTGACCCCGGACATCACCTACACGCCGCTGCTCAACAGCCTGATCCTGTGCGGCGGGGCCACCGCCCTGACCGTCGTCTGCGCGGCCCTCGCGGCCTATCCGCTCTCCCGGTTCCGCTCGCGCCTCAACCGCCCCTTCCTGCTGACGATCCTGTTCGCGACCAGCCTGCCGATCACCGCGATCATGGTTCCGGTGTACGCGCTGTTCGTGCGGGTGAACCTGATCGACACCTTCCAGGGCACGATCCTGTTCTTCGCCGCCTCGCAACTGCCCTTCGCCATCTGGCTGATGAAGAACTTCATGGACGGCGTGCCCAAGGAGCTGGAGGAGGCGGCCTGGACGGACGGCGCCTCCGCCCTGCAGTCCCTGGTCCGGATCGTGCTGCCCCTGATGGGGCCGGGGGTCGCCGTCGTCACCGTCTTCTCGTTCGTGCTGATGTGGGGGAACTTCTTCGTCCCCTTCATGCTCCTGCTCTCCCCGGACCAGATGCCGGCCTCGGTCAGCATCAACGACTTCTTCGGCAACCGGGGCATGGTGGCCTACGGCCAGCTCGCCGCGTTCTCCGTCATCTACTCGACGCCGGTGATCCTGCTGTACGTCCTGGTCGCACGGAAACTGGGGAGCGGGTTCGCGCTGGGCGGGGCGGTGAAGGGGTGA
- a CDS encoding carbohydrate ABC transporter permease: protein MTSRQQGARALPRALTRPLTRVLPLTPALVLLLLFLAGPIAYCVYIAFTDLQLTGQAHSSFVGLANFRRAFRDEAFVNAVWLTLVFTVVSSLIGQNTLGLALAGLMRRASKPVRTLTGGIVVTAWVLPEVVAGFLLYAFFRREGTLNAILDWLHLPRQNWLFTLPILAVSFANVWRGTAFSMLVYSAALDEIPGEITEAAEVDGAGGWRRLWHVTLPMIRRSIATNLMLNTLQTLSVFGLIWVMTRGGPGDRSQTLPLFMYEQAFQNSMIGYGTAVALLLLLVGSLFSAVYLRLLKTEVQ, encoded by the coding sequence GTGACGTCACGGCAGCAGGGCGCGCGGGCACTGCCCCGCGCCCTCACCCGCCCCCTCACCCGTGTCCTCCCCCTCACCCCGGCCCTCGTCCTCCTGCTGCTCTTCCTCGCGGGCCCCATCGCCTACTGCGTCTACATCGCCTTCACCGACCTCCAGCTGACCGGGCAGGCGCACTCCTCCTTCGTCGGTCTCGCCAACTTCCGCCGGGCCTTTCGCGACGAGGCGTTCGTCAACGCCGTATGGCTGACGCTGGTGTTCACCGTGGTGTCCTCGCTGATCGGGCAGAACACGCTGGGGCTGGCGCTGGCCGGACTCATGAGGCGTGCCTCCAAGCCGGTCCGTACGCTCACCGGCGGCATAGTCGTCACCGCCTGGGTGCTGCCCGAAGTGGTGGCCGGGTTCCTGCTCTACGCCTTCTTCCGGCGCGAGGGCACGTTGAACGCCATCCTGGACTGGCTCCATCTCCCGCGCCAGAACTGGCTGTTCACCCTGCCCATCCTGGCCGTGTCGTTCGCCAACGTCTGGCGGGGCACCGCCTTCTCGATGCTCGTCTACTCCGCCGCCCTGGACGAGATACCGGGCGAGATCACGGAGGCCGCCGAGGTGGACGGCGCCGGCGGGTGGCGGCGGCTGTGGCACGTCACGCTGCCGATGATCCGGCGCTCCATCGCCACCAACCTCATGCTCAACACCCTCCAGACGCTGTCCGTCTTCGGGCTGATCTGGGTGATGACCAGGGGCGGGCCGGGCGACAGGAGCCAGACGCTGCCGCTGTTCATGTACGAACAGGCCTTCCAGAACAGCATGATCGGGTACGGCACCGCCGTCGCCCTGCTCCTGCTGCTCGTCGGCTCCCTGTTCTCCGCCGTCTATCTGCGGCTGCTGAAGACGGAGGTGCAGTAA
- a CDS encoding extracellular solute-binding protein, translated as MPVRPTAALTALLSAALAATALTACGSGSGSSPDTIKVSYKQSTDNSLKVMDTYLGDVKKQFEKRYPGKKVELVPIKAPDSEYYTKLQQMLRSPRTAPDLVYEDTFLINSDITSGYLKPLDPYLAKWPDWRQFIDTAKSAAKGQDGKTYGVPDGTDTRGLWFDKGVFRKAGLPADWQPKSWDDVLAAARTIKEKVPGVTPLNVYTGKPAGERSTMQGFEMLLYGTGDGSSDLLYDSTAKKWITAGRPFKDALSFVETVYKEKLGPDVADALDPNYATAVNGELLPQGKLGIDLDGSWLPQAWLPGSGHAWPEWSQKLGLAAMPTQHGQAPGKVSMSGGWTWAVPAKAGNPDLAFDFIKEMQTEANAKKWYIANSGISVRKDVADDPSYATAQPGIKFFTDLVASTHYRPAYPAYPKVSTAIQEAMEGVTTGDASVDKAASGYDDTLKDVTDGQVTRR; from the coding sequence ATGCCCGTGCGTCCCACCGCCGCCCTCACCGCCCTCCTCTCCGCAGCTCTCGCCGCCACCGCGCTCACCGCGTGCGGATCGGGGTCCGGCAGCAGTCCGGACACGATCAAGGTCTCCTACAAGCAGTCGACGGACAACTCCCTCAAGGTGATGGACACCTATCTCGGCGACGTCAAGAAGCAGTTCGAGAAGCGGTACCCCGGCAAGAAGGTCGAGCTGGTACCGATCAAGGCCCCGGACTCGGAGTACTACACCAAGCTCCAGCAGATGCTCCGCTCCCCGCGGACGGCCCCGGACCTGGTCTACGAGGACACGTTCCTCATCAACTCGGACATCACGAGCGGATATCTGAAGCCTCTCGACCCGTATCTGGCCAAGTGGCCGGACTGGCGGCAGTTCATCGACACCGCGAAGAGCGCGGCGAAGGGGCAGGACGGGAAGACGTACGGCGTCCCGGACGGCACGGACACACGCGGACTCTGGTTCGACAAGGGGGTGTTCAGGAAGGCCGGGCTTCCCGCGGACTGGCAGCCGAAGAGCTGGGACGACGTGCTGGCGGCCGCCCGGACCATCAAGGAGAAGGTGCCGGGGGTCACTCCGCTCAACGTGTACACCGGCAAGCCGGCCGGTGAGCGGTCCACCATGCAGGGCTTCGAGATGCTGCTCTACGGCACGGGCGACGGCAGCTCCGATCTGCTCTACGACAGCACGGCGAAGAAGTGGATCACGGCCGGCCGGCCCTTCAAGGACGCCCTCTCCTTCGTGGAGACCGTCTACAAGGAGAAGCTCGGACCCGACGTCGCCGACGCCCTGGACCCCAACTACGCCACCGCGGTCAACGGCGAGCTGCTGCCCCAGGGCAAGCTCGGCATCGACCTCGACGGCTCCTGGCTCCCGCAGGCGTGGCTACCGGGCAGCGGACACGCGTGGCCCGAGTGGTCCCAGAAGCTCGGGCTCGCCGCCATGCCCACCCAGCACGGCCAGGCCCCGGGCAAGGTGAGCATGTCCGGCGGCTGGACGTGGGCCGTCCCGGCCAAGGCGGGCAACCCGGACCTCGCCTTCGACTTCATCAAGGAGATGCAGACCGAGGCGAACGCCAAGAAGTGGTACATCGCCAACTCCGGCATCTCGGTGCGCAAGGACGTCGCGGACGACCCCTCGTACGCGACCGCCCAGCCCGGCATCAAGTTCTTCACCGACCTGGTCGCCAGCACCCACTACCGCCCCGCCTATCCGGCGTACCCGAAGGTGTCGACCGCGATCCAGGAGGCCATGGAGGGCGTGACGACCGGTGACGCGTCCGTCGACAAGGCGGCGAGCGGCTACGACGACACACTGAAGGACGTCACCGACGGCCAGGTCACCCGGCGGTGA
- a CDS encoding response regulator, with the protein MTDGTRPIRVLVVEDDPVAADAHVLYVGRVPGFVTVGKAHTGAAARRILDRTEVDLLLLDLHLPDVHGLQFARSLRAAGHHADVIAVTSARDLAVVREGVSLGVVQYVLKPFTFATLRDRLVRYAEFHAAAGEASGQDEVDRALAVLRAPAPAALPKGLSAPTLERVTGVLRDSADGLTASGVAEAVGISRITARRYLEHLVGAGRAARSPQYGAVGRPELQYRWVRAR; encoded by the coding sequence ATGACGGACGGCACCCGCCCCATCCGGGTCCTCGTGGTCGAGGACGACCCGGTGGCCGCCGACGCGCATGTGCTGTACGTCGGGCGCGTGCCGGGGTTCGTCACGGTCGGCAAGGCGCACACGGGGGCGGCGGCACGGCGGATCCTGGACCGTACGGAGGTGGACCTGCTCCTGCTGGACCTGCACCTGCCGGACGTCCACGGCCTGCAGTTCGCGCGGTCGCTGCGGGCCGCCGGCCATCACGCGGACGTCATCGCGGTCACGTCCGCCCGGGACCTGGCCGTGGTCCGCGAGGGGGTCTCGCTGGGGGTCGTGCAGTACGTGCTGAAGCCGTTCACCTTCGCGACCCTGCGGGACCGGCTGGTCCGGTACGCCGAGTTCCACGCGGCGGCCGGCGAGGCGAGCGGCCAGGACGAGGTGGACCGGGCGCTGGCCGTGCTCCGGGCCCCCGCGCCGGCGGCGCTGCCGAAGGGGTTGAGCGCGCCCACGCTGGAGCGGGTCACCGGGGTCCTGCGGGACAGTGCGGACGGTCTCACGGCGAGCGGTGTCGCCGAGGCGGTCGGCATCTCGCGCATCACGGCGCGCCGTTATCTGGAACACCTGGTCGGCGCCGGGCGGGCGGCGCGGAGCCCGCAGTACGGGGCGGTGGGGCGGCCGGAGTTGCAGTACCGCTGGGTGCGGGCGCGGTGA
- a CDS encoding sensor histidine kinase, which produces MRFPALPGPRSLAGQLFAMQAVLIAVVVAGYALFTYVSDERQAEDAAVRQVTAVARSIADAPSVRSAIHTPDPTAELEPYALQVIRDADVDFVTIMDPRGIRWTHPDREQIGRPFLGRIAPARQGHTFTETYTGTLGASVRAVTPVKENGRVIGLVSAGIRVEAISARVQDQVTTLLLFAGGTLLLGAVGTYVTNARLRRHTHGMNATELSRVYDYHQAALHAVREGLLMLDGQYRVALINDGGRELLGVGGEDDVVGRSVAGLGLPAPLTGALLSSEPRVDEVHLTASRVLVVNTSPVSGGERRGTVVTLRDVTELRSLMGELDSERGFTQALRSQAHEAANRLHTVVSLIELGRAPEAVEFATAELELAQALTDQVVAAVSEPVLAALLLGKTAQANERGVELIVSPDSRLDDGLLPAGLSARDLVTVLGNLIDNAVDAAQGSVGARVTVTACASAAELVLRVSDTGPGVDPAHVGLVFQAGFSTKPARPGGRGLGLALVRQAVTRLGGTLTVDAGEEGGAVFEARLPLRTTGVPAPVPGGGA; this is translated from the coding sequence ATGCGTTTCCCCGCCCTCCCCGGACCCCGCAGCCTCGCGGGCCAGCTGTTCGCCATGCAGGCCGTGCTCATAGCGGTGGTCGTGGCCGGGTACGCGCTGTTCACCTACGTCAGCGACGAGCGGCAGGCCGAGGACGCCGCGGTCCGCCAGGTGACGGCGGTGGCCCGCTCGATCGCGGACGCCCCCTCGGTGCGCTCGGCGATCCACACCCCCGACCCCACGGCCGAGCTGGAACCGTACGCGCTCCAGGTCATCCGGGACGCCGACGTCGACTTCGTCACGATCATGGATCCGCGGGGCATCCGCTGGACCCACCCCGACCGCGAGCAGATCGGCAGGCCCTTCCTCGGCCGCATCGCACCCGCCCGGCAGGGGCACACCTTCACCGAGACCTACACCGGCACCCTCGGCGCGTCCGTCCGCGCGGTGACGCCCGTGAAGGAGAACGGCCGGGTCATCGGCCTGGTCAGCGCGGGCATCAGGGTGGAGGCGATCAGCGCACGGGTGCAGGACCAGGTCACGACCCTGCTGCTGTTCGCCGGCGGCACCCTGCTGCTGGGCGCGGTCGGCACGTACGTCACCAACGCCCGGCTGCGCCGGCACACCCACGGCATGAACGCGACCGAGCTGAGCCGCGTGTACGACTACCACCAGGCGGCTCTGCACGCGGTGCGCGAGGGGCTGCTGATGCTGGACGGCCAGTACCGGGTGGCGCTGATCAACGACGGCGGCCGGGAATTGCTCGGTGTGGGCGGCGAGGACGACGTGGTCGGACGTTCGGTGGCCGGCCTCGGTCTGCCGGCCCCGCTGACGGGGGCTCTGCTGTCGTCCGAGCCGCGCGTGGACGAGGTGCACCTGACGGCGTCGCGGGTGCTGGTCGTCAACACCTCACCGGTCTCGGGCGGGGAGCGCCGGGGCACGGTGGTCACGCTTCGCGATGTGACGGAACTGCGGTCCCTGATGGGCGAGCTGGACTCGGAGCGCGGTTTCACCCAGGCCCTGCGTTCCCAGGCGCACGAGGCCGCCAACCGGCTGCACACGGTCGTCTCCCTGATCGAACTGGGCCGGGCACCGGAGGCGGTGGAGTTCGCGACGGCCGAACTGGAGCTGGCGCAGGCGCTGACCGACCAGGTGGTGGCCGCGGTGAGCGAACCGGTACTGGCCGCGCTGCTGCTGGGGAAGACGGCCCAGGCGAACGAGCGGGGCGTGGAGCTGATCGTGTCGCCGGACAGCCGGCTGGACGACGGTCTGCTCCCGGCCGGACTCTCCGCCCGTGACCTGGTCACCGTCCTCGGCAACCTGATCGACAACGCGGTGGACGCGGCGCAGGGAAGCGTCGGGGCCCGGGTGACGGTGACGGCGTGCGCCTCGGCCGCGGAACTGGTGCTGCGCGTGTCGGACACCGGTCCGGGGGTCGACCCCGCCCATGTCGGCCTGGTGTTCCAGGCGGGGTTCTCCACGAAGCCGGCCCGGCCCGGCGGGCGGGGCCTGGGCCTGGCCCTGGTCCGGCAGGCGGTGACCCGGCTCGGCGGGACCCTGACGGTGGACGCGGGCGAGGAGGGCGGGGCGGTGTTCGAGGCGCGGCTGCCGCTGCGTACGACGGGCGTTCCCGCCCCGGTGCCGGGAGGTGGCGCATGA